One genomic window of Comamonas serinivorans includes the following:
- a CDS encoding branched-chain amino acid ABC transporter permease — translation MFYRENGQFKSSYAADQQIFAVAQDRYAIWLIVALAFLVVPFVASDYTFQAVLIPFLIMALGALGLNILVGYCGQISLGTAAFMAVGAYAAYNLQARIDGMPLLLALIGGGLVAMVFGVVFGLPSLRIRGLYLAVATLAAQFFVDWLTTRAAWVTNHSSSGSVSAKPLAILGWQIDTPMEKYLLCLAILCVLALAAKNLVRSAIGREWMAMRDMDVAASVIGIRPMYAKLTAFAVSSFIVGIAGALWGFVHLGAWEPAAFSLDRSLQLLFMIIIGGLGSVVGSLFGAAFFVLLPLLLNQIPHWLGLPISTATATYLEHMIFGALIVFFLIVEPHGLAKLWSTARQKLRVWPFPH, via the coding sequence ATGTTCTATCGTGAAAACGGCCAGTTCAAGTCGAGCTACGCCGCCGATCAGCAGATCTTCGCCGTGGCGCAGGACCGCTACGCCATCTGGCTGATCGTCGCCCTGGCCTTCCTGGTCGTGCCCTTCGTGGCCAGCGACTACACCTTCCAGGCGGTCCTCATCCCCTTCCTCATCATGGCGCTGGGCGCGCTGGGGCTGAACATCCTGGTCGGCTACTGCGGCCAGATTTCGCTGGGCACGGCGGCCTTCATGGCCGTGGGCGCCTACGCGGCCTACAACCTGCAGGCCCGCATCGACGGCATGCCGCTGCTGCTGGCCCTGATCGGCGGGGGGCTGGTCGCCATGGTGTTCGGCGTGGTCTTCGGCCTGCCCAGCCTGCGCATCCGCGGCCTGTACCTGGCCGTGGCCACGCTGGCGGCGCAGTTCTTCGTCGACTGGCTGACCACGCGCGCCGCCTGGGTCACGAACCACTCGTCCTCGGGCTCGGTCAGCGCCAAACCGCTGGCCATCCTGGGCTGGCAGATCGACACGCCGATGGAGAAGTACCTGCTGTGCCTGGCCATCCTGTGCGTGCTGGCCCTGGCGGCCAAGAACCTGGTGCGCAGCGCCATCGGCCGCGAGTGGATGGCCATGCGCGACATGGACGTCGCCGCCAGCGTGATCGGCATCCGCCCGATGTACGCCAAGCTCACGGCCTTTGCCGTCAGCAGCTTCATCGTCGGCATCGCGGGCGCGCTGTGGGGGTTTGTGCACCTGGGCGCCTGGGAGCCCGCGGCCTTCAGCCTGGACCGCTCGCTGCAGCTGCTGTTCATGATCATCATCGGTGGCCTGGGCTCCGTCGTCGGCAGCCTGTTCGGCGCGGCCTTCTTCGTGCTGCTGCCGCTGCTGCTCAACCAGATCCCGCACTGGCTGGGGCTGCCGATCTCGACCGCCACCGCCACCTACCTGGAACACATGATCTTCGGCGCGCTCATCGTGTTCTTCCTCATCGTCGAGCCGCACGGCCTGGCCAAGCTCTGGTCCACGGCGCGGCAAAAGCTTCGGGTCTGGCCCTTCCCGCACTGA
- a CDS encoding branched-chain amino acid ABC transporter permease: MGPFLETLIGGLMVGTLYALIAIGFVLIFKASGVFNFAQGAMVLFSALAMARFSTWIPGWLGMEPGLVGNLLAIVVTLALMVVVAWIIERLALRHLVNQEPIALLMATLGIAYLLDGLGPLIFGSQVYSINVGMPKDPVFILENTFQGGLMISLEDLYAAGIAALLVVALSLFFQKTKTGRALRAVADDHQAAQSIGIPLSRIWVIVWSVAGAVALVVGIIWGSKLGVQYSLSLVALKALPVVILGGLTSLPGAIVGGLIIGVGEKLSEVYLGPVIGGGIETWFAYALALCFLLVRPQGLFGDKIIDRV, translated from the coding sequence ATGGGACCCTTCCTCGAAACCCTGATCGGCGGCCTCATGGTGGGCACGCTCTACGCGCTCATCGCCATTGGCTTTGTGCTCATCTTCAAGGCCTCGGGCGTGTTCAACTTCGCCCAGGGCGCCATGGTGCTGTTCTCGGCCCTGGCGATGGCGCGCTTTTCCACCTGGATTCCGGGCTGGCTGGGCATGGAGCCTGGGCTGGTCGGCAACCTGCTGGCCATCGTGGTCACGCTGGCTCTCATGGTCGTGGTGGCCTGGATCATCGAACGCCTGGCGCTGCGCCACCTCGTGAACCAGGAACCCATCGCCCTGCTCATGGCCACCCTGGGCATCGCCTACCTGCTCGACGGCCTCGGCCCGCTGATCTTCGGCAGCCAGGTCTACAGCATCAACGTGGGCATGCCCAAGGACCCGGTCTTCATCCTCGAGAACACCTTCCAGGGTGGCCTGATGATCAGCCTGGAGGACCTGTACGCGGCCGGCATTGCCGCGCTGCTGGTGGTGGCCCTGAGCCTGTTCTTCCAGAAGACCAAGACCGGCCGCGCGCTGCGCGCCGTGGCCGACGACCACCAAGCGGCGCAGTCCATCGGCATCCCGCTGTCGCGCATCTGGGTCATCGTCTGGTCGGTGGCCGGCGCCGTGGCCCTGGTCGTGGGCATCATCTGGGGCTCCAAGCTCGGGGTGCAGTACTCGCTGTCGCTGGTGGCGCTGAAGGCGCTGCCGGTGGTGATCCTGGGCGGCCTCACCTCGCTGCCGGGCGCCATCGTGGGCGGCCTGATCATCGGCGTGGGCGAGAAGCTGTCCGAGGTCTACCTGGGCCCGGTGATCGGCGGCGGCATCGAAACCTGGTTCGCCTACGCGCTGGCCCTGTGCTTTTTGCTGGTGCGCCCGCAAGGCCTGTTCGGCGACAAGATCATCGACCGCGTGTGA
- a CDS encoding ABC transporter ATP-binding protein, giving the protein MASRPIGDVILDIQNISLRFGGVKALTDISFNVREHEIRAIIGPNGAGKSSMLNCINGVYKPQEGSITFRGQTFSHMNSRQVAEMGVARTFQNLALFKGMSVIDNIMTGRNLKIKSNILLQALRIGPAQREEIRHREFVEHIIDFLEIQAWRKTPVGQLPYGLQKRVDLGRALAMEPQVLLLDEPMAGMNVEEKQDMCRFILDVNDEFGTTIVLIEHDMGVVMDISDRVVVLDYGKKIGDGAPDEVRNNDDVIRAYLGAAH; this is encoded by the coding sequence ATGGCCAGCAGACCCATCGGCGACGTGATCCTGGACATCCAGAACATCAGCCTGCGCTTTGGCGGCGTGAAAGCGCTGACCGACATCTCGTTCAACGTCCGCGAGCACGAGATCCGCGCCATCATCGGCCCCAACGGCGCGGGCAAGAGCTCCATGCTCAATTGCATCAACGGCGTCTACAAGCCGCAGGAGGGCTCGATCACCTTCCGCGGCCAGACCTTCAGCCACATGAACAGCCGGCAGGTCGCCGAGATGGGCGTGGCCCGCACCTTCCAGAACCTGGCGCTGTTCAAGGGCATGAGCGTGATCGACAACATCATGACCGGGCGCAACCTCAAGATCAAAAGCAACATCCTGCTGCAAGCCCTGCGCATCGGCCCGGCGCAGCGCGAGGAAATCCGCCACCGCGAATTCGTCGAACACATCATCGACTTCCTGGAAATCCAGGCCTGGCGCAAAACGCCGGTGGGCCAGCTGCCCTACGGCCTGCAAAAGCGCGTGGACCTGGGACGGGCGCTGGCCATGGAGCCGCAGGTGCTGCTGCTGGACGAGCCCATGGCCGGCATGAACGTCGAAGAAAAGCAGGACATGTGCCGCTTCATCCTCGACGTGAACGACGAATTCGGCACCACCATCGTGCTCATCGAACACGACATGGGCGTGGTGATGGACATCAGCGACCGCGTCGTGGTGCTGGACTACGGCAAGAAGATCGGCGATGGCGCACCCGACGAGGTGCGCAACAACGACGACGTCATTCGCGCCTACCTGGGCGCCGCCCACTGA
- a CDS encoding AMP-dependent synthetase/ligase, producing the protein MSTTFPHWLCKHASERPDAPALREKEFGIWQTWTWREAEQTVRHLACGLAALGLTRGQNLTFISDNRPHVYLGFLAVQALGAVPIPLYQDAVAAEMRFVIEDAGIQMAFAENQEQVDKLLEVRETLPSIGHIVYDDPRGLRHYDQPGLISTEALMQLGQEWDAQHPGAWQAMLDALSPDDVSVILYTSGTTGKPKGVCQTHRSFGESALGGVQTDRLGPTDNVICYLPPAWVGDHLFSFAQWMVAGFTINCPESASTVSIDLREIGPSYYFAPPRIFEGMLTSVSIRMEDAAPFKQWLYAQSMAVARRVGSDVLDGKPVGALDRLKYTLGDLFIYGPLRNALGLSRIRVAYTAGAAIGPELFRFFRSIGINLKQLYGQTETCAYVCIQRDGAVELASVGPAAPGIELKIADNGEVLVKGVSVLQSYYKRPDATAEVIDAQGYFHTGDAGVIDASGQLRVIDRAKDVGKTSRGAMFAPNYIENKLKFFPHIKEAVCFGHERDQVCAFINIDYEAVGNWAERQGLPYGGYVDLAGKPKVLDLIADCIAQVNADLAAEPGMADTQIARFLVLHKELDPDDDELTRTRKVRRNFIADKYAVLVDALYGGRTEQFIETQVKFEDGRTGSVSATLAILDAQIHPAGVQALKAAA; encoded by the coding sequence ATGAGCACGACATTTCCGCATTGGCTGTGCAAACACGCCAGCGAGCGCCCAGACGCCCCCGCCCTGCGCGAAAAAGAATTCGGGATCTGGCAGACCTGGACCTGGCGCGAGGCCGAGCAAACCGTGCGTCACCTGGCCTGTGGCCTGGCCGCGCTGGGCCTCACGCGCGGTCAGAACCTTACCTTCATCAGCGACAACCGCCCCCACGTCTACCTGGGGTTCCTGGCCGTTCAGGCGCTGGGCGCGGTGCCGATTCCGCTGTACCAGGACGCCGTCGCGGCCGAGATGCGCTTCGTCATCGAAGACGCGGGCATCCAGATGGCGTTTGCCGAGAACCAGGAACAGGTCGACAAGCTGCTGGAGGTGCGCGAGACCCTGCCCAGCATCGGCCACATCGTTTACGACGACCCCCGCGGCCTGCGCCACTACGACCAGCCCGGCCTGATCAGCACCGAGGCGCTGATGCAGCTGGGCCAGGAATGGGACGCCCAGCACCCCGGCGCCTGGCAGGCCATGCTGGACGCGCTGTCGCCCGACGACGTGTCCGTGATCCTGTACACCTCGGGCACCACCGGCAAGCCCAAGGGCGTGTGCCAGACGCACCGCAGCTTTGGCGAGTCCGCCCTGGGGGGCGTGCAGACCGATCGCCTGGGCCCGACCGACAACGTGATCTGCTACCTGCCGCCGGCCTGGGTGGGCGACCACCTGTTTTCGTTCGCGCAGTGGATGGTGGCGGGCTTCACCATCAACTGCCCCGAGTCGGCCAGCACGGTGTCTATCGACCTGCGCGAGATCGGCCCGAGCTACTACTTTGCGCCCCCGCGCATTTTCGAAGGCATGCTGACCTCGGTGTCCATCCGCATGGAGGACGCGGCGCCCTTCAAGCAATGGCTGTATGCGCAATCCATGGCGGTGGCGCGCCGCGTCGGCAGCGACGTGCTGGACGGCAAACCCGTGGGCGCGCTGGACCGGCTCAAGTACACGCTGGGCGACCTGTTCATCTACGGCCCGCTGCGCAACGCGCTGGGGCTGTCGCGCATTCGCGTGGCCTACACGGCCGGCGCGGCCATCGGCCCCGAGCTGTTCCGCTTCTTCCGCTCCATCGGCATCAACCTCAAGCAGCTCTACGGCCAGACCGAGACCTGCGCCTACGTCTGCATCCAGCGCGACGGCGCGGTGGAACTGGCCAGCGTGGGCCCCGCCGCCCCGGGCATCGAGCTCAAGATCGCCGACAACGGCGAGGTGCTGGTCAAGGGCGTGTCGGTGCTGCAGTCGTACTACAAGCGCCCCGACGCCACGGCCGAAGTCATCGACGCGCAGGGCTACTTCCACACCGGCGATGCCGGGGTGATCGACGCCTCGGGCCAGCTGCGGGTGATCGACCGCGCCAAGGACGTGGGCAAGACCAGCCGCGGCGCCATGTTCGCGCCCAACTACATCGAGAACAAGCTCAAGTTCTTCCCGCACATCAAAGAAGCCGTGTGCTTCGGCCACGAGCGCGACCAGGTCTGCGCCTTCATCAACATCGACTACGAGGCCGTGGGCAACTGGGCCGAGCGCCAGGGTCTGCCCTATGGCGGCTACGTCGACCTGGCCGGCAAGCCCAAGGTGCTGGACCTGATCGCCGACTGCATCGCCCAGGTGAATGCCGACCTGGCGGCCGAGCCCGGCATGGCCGACACCCAGATCGCGCGTTTCCTGGTGTTGCACAAAGAGCTGGACCCCGACGACGACGAGCTCACCCGCACGCGCAAGGTGCGGCGCAACTTCATCGCCGACAAGTACGCCGTGCTGGTCGACGCGCTGTATGGCGGACGGACCGAACAGTTCATCGAAACCCAGGTCAAGTTCGAAGACGGCCGCACGGGCTCGGTCAGCGCCACGCTGGCCATCCTCGATGCACAGATCCACCCCGCTGGCGTTCAAGCCCTGAAGGCTGCGGCCTGA
- a CDS encoding Crp/Fnr family transcriptional regulator, with protein MLQDTGILQRRRAPTRDELSNIPWLSALQDGQRDRIVPLLVVGDARPGDYVCRTGRPSTYWFGVVDGLLKMTTDHEDGRQTTLAGLPPGGWFGEGTALKREPYRYNVQAIRKSVVAGLPIDTFHWLLDHSIGFNRFVMMQLNERLGQFIAAREADRLTNPDQRVARSLAALFNPWLYPGVGEVLRITQQELANLVGLSRQRVNEALAVLQREKAIQVEYGGLRVLNLDALRHNSFNGA; from the coding sequence ATGCTTCAGGACACCGGAATACTTCAGCGCCGCCGCGCACCGACCAGAGACGAGCTGAGCAACATCCCCTGGCTGAGCGCCTTGCAGGATGGGCAGCGTGACCGCATCGTGCCGCTGCTCGTCGTGGGCGACGCGCGGCCCGGCGACTACGTCTGCCGCACCGGCCGGCCTTCGACCTACTGGTTTGGCGTGGTGGACGGTCTGCTCAAAATGACCACCGATCATGAGGATGGGCGACAAACCACCCTGGCCGGTTTGCCGCCCGGTGGCTGGTTCGGCGAGGGCACGGCCCTCAAGCGCGAGCCGTATCGGTACAACGTGCAGGCCATCCGCAAGAGCGTGGTGGCGGGCCTGCCGATCGACACCTTCCATTGGCTGCTGGACCACTCGATCGGCTTCAACCGCTTTGTGATGATGCAGCTCAACGAACGCCTGGGTCAGTTCATCGCCGCGCGCGAGGCGGATCGGCTGACCAACCCCGACCAGCGTGTGGCCCGCAGCCTGGCAGCCTTGTTCAACCCCTGGCTGTACCCCGGTGTGGGCGAGGTGTTGCGCATCACCCAGCAAGAGCTGGCCAACCTCGTGGGGCTGTCACGCCAGCGGGTGAACGAGGCCTTGGCGGTGTTGCAGCGCGAGAAAGCCATTCAGGTGGAGTACGGGGGACTTCGCGTTTTGAATCTGGACGCACTGAGGCATAACTCCTTCAATGGAGCGTGA
- a CDS encoding DUF4384 domain-containing protein, giving the protein MTRISWAFGAALGSLLLGACTTPLDPRRDVELQSHASAAARPVVRPLRSISSFTDSLACMDQLLRDADLPTTLITSKQIPDYSAKVAVASKDMIITAISQMSRLSNAFRYVDFEVDIARQDTVQNLTTLLLNNNQMQLQRPALYVSGAISYVDQNVLNNRWDAGLSGSRIEAGYSTNRNATLLGLEMHLGDFRTRTLIPGLDSANEVIFGTGGQGLDLAGRIGTYGVHFNVGRDYTQGTGAATRTLVDLAMIELLGKWARVPYWQCLTLDQTHPDFQRVLRDWYEQGSPASRQKLVQRSLTNQGYLPGDAPALPVNAPQWRSAIGRFQADNNMVVTGALDFVTYERALRHYVTLDETGKITQVGWGPKGGDLQVASNAPLRIDMQVENPVPDRTRFESGTQVFISARVNRAAYFYCFMSDGQGNVIRLLPNSANPNALISAGNSVRIPDWMAPNPGFVLDTGVPGTEAVGCLATEEDMLGRLPNVVAVPALTLVQDVNGLAGVQAEFARANDGQPFAMQSVQWQVLPRRTPSTAELQAPPPAPASPAASRQPARSPSRR; this is encoded by the coding sequence ATGACTCGGATTTCCTGGGCATTCGGGGCAGCGCTGGGCAGCCTGCTCTTGGGCGCGTGCACCACGCCGCTGGATCCACGGCGTGACGTCGAACTGCAGTCGCATGCCTCCGCCGCGGCGCGTCCCGTGGTGCGCCCCCTGCGCTCCATCTCCAGCTTCACCGATTCCCTGGCCTGCATGGACCAGCTGCTGCGCGACGCGGACCTGCCGACCACGCTCATCACCAGCAAGCAGATCCCGGACTACTCCGCCAAGGTCGCGGTCGCCTCCAAGGACATGATCATCACGGCCATCTCGCAGATGTCCCGCCTGAGCAACGCCTTCCGCTATGTCGACTTCGAGGTCGACATCGCCCGTCAGGACACGGTGCAGAACCTGACCACGCTGCTGCTCAACAACAACCAGATGCAGCTGCAACGCCCCGCCTTGTATGTGTCGGGCGCCATTTCCTACGTCGACCAGAACGTGCTGAACAACCGGTGGGATGCCGGCCTGTCGGGCTCGCGCATAGAGGCCGGCTACAGCACCAACCGCAATGCCACGCTGCTGGGCCTGGAGATGCACCTGGGCGATTTCCGCACGCGCACGCTGATCCCGGGGCTGGATTCGGCCAACGAAGTGATCTTTGGCACTGGCGGCCAAGGTCTCGACCTGGCCGGTCGCATCGGCACCTACGGCGTGCACTTCAACGTGGGGCGCGACTACACCCAGGGCACGGGTGCAGCCACGCGCACCCTGGTGGACCTGGCCATGATCGAGCTGCTGGGCAAGTGGGCGCGCGTACCTTATTGGCAATGCCTGACGCTGGACCAGACCCATCCCGATTTCCAGCGTGTGCTGCGCGACTGGTACGAGCAAGGTTCGCCGGCATCGCGGCAGAAGCTGGTGCAGCGTTCGCTGACGAACCAGGGCTACCTGCCGGGTGACGCGCCGGCCCTGCCCGTCAACGCCCCGCAATGGCGCTCGGCCATCGGCCGCTTCCAGGCCGACAACAACATGGTGGTGACCGGCGCGCTGGACTTCGTCACCTACGAACGTGCGCTGCGCCACTACGTCACCCTCGATGAGACGGGCAAGATCACCCAGGTCGGCTGGGGGCCCAAAGGCGGCGATCTGCAAGTGGCCTCGAATGCGCCGCTGCGCATCGACATGCAGGTGGAAAACCCCGTGCCCGACCGCACACGCTTCGAGAGCGGCACCCAGGTGTTCATCTCGGCCCGGGTGAACCGCGCCGCCTACTTCTACTGCTTCATGTCGGACGGCCAAGGCAACGTCATCCGCCTGCTGCCGAACTCGGCCAACCCCAACGCCCTGATCTCGGCTGGCAACTCGGTGCGCATTCCTGACTGGATGGCGCCCAACCCAGGTTTCGTGCTCGACACCGGCGTGCCCGGCACCGAAGCGGTGGGCTGCCTTGCCACCGAGGAGGACATGCTGGGCCGCTTGCCCAACGTGGTGGCCGTGCCGGCCTTGACCCTGGTGCAGGACGTCAACGGACTGGCCGGCGTGCAAGCCGAGTTTGCCCGCGCCAACGATGGCCAGCCGTTCGCCATGCAATCGGTGCAGTGGCAGGTGCTGCCCCGCCGCACGCCCAGCACCGCCGAGCTGCAAGCGCCGCCCCCTGCGCCAGCGAGCCCTGCCGCCTCACGGCAGCCTGCCCGTTCCCCGTCGCGGCGCTGA
- a CDS encoding LuxR C-terminal-related transcriptional regulator: MFLMGQVDRPIRVALVTQDAHLRLAVTQELLADGRTDLIGHATGVREGRRLINSRDIDVLMVDLHLSDGTGFQVLEYIKQTRPMMEVIVVSSCDDEDHVLRAFRSGANGFLLKSSWFGSHVEAVLQVVNGGAVVTPSLLRRLVRRLRASAGTEAFANSELPAERDTLSEREKDVLRMLAKGMTSAQVAIQLSIGEQTVNSHVRSIYRKLKVHTRAQAVVMASNFGVL, encoded by the coding sequence ATGTTCCTCATGGGCCAGGTGGATCGACCGATCCGCGTGGCGCTGGTCACGCAGGACGCGCACCTGCGGCTGGCCGTGACGCAGGAGTTGCTCGCCGATGGCCGCACCGACCTGATCGGCCATGCGACCGGTGTGCGGGAAGGCCGCCGCCTCATCAATTCGCGCGACATCGACGTCCTGATGGTCGATCTGCACCTGAGCGATGGCACGGGGTTTCAGGTGCTCGAGTACATCAAGCAGACCCGCCCGATGATGGAGGTCATCGTGGTGTCCAGCTGCGACGACGAAGACCACGTCCTGCGAGCCTTTCGCAGCGGCGCCAACGGCTTCCTGCTCAAGAGCTCGTGGTTTGGCAGCCACGTCGAGGCGGTGTTGCAGGTCGTGAATGGTGGCGCCGTCGTCACGCCCAGCCTGCTGCGTCGGCTGGTGCGCCGGCTGCGTGCCTCGGCCGGCACCGAGGCCTTCGCGAACAGCGAGCTGCCGGCTGAGCGCGACACCTTGTCCGAGCGCGAGAAAGACGTGTTGCGCATGCTCGCCAAAGGCATGACCAGTGCGCAGGTCGCCATCCAGCTGTCGATTGGCGAACAGACCGTGAACAGCCACGTGCGCAGCATCTACCGCAAACTCAAGGTGCACACGCGGGCGCAGGCGGTGGTCATGGCCTCGAATTTCGGGGTGCTTTGA
- a CDS encoding Tex family protein, which yields MHSITAQIAQELKVREEQVQAAVGLLDGGATVPFVARYRKEVTGGLDDVQLRELDARLAYLRELADRRAAVLKSIDEQGKLTPALRAAIERAATKQDVEDLYLPYKPKRRTKGQIAREFGIEPLADALLADPSQDPQTAAVPFVKAEKGEGGEDFTTVAAVLDGVRDILAERWAEDAQLVQTLREWLWQEGLLVSKLAAGKDEHNPEVAKFRDYFDYDEPIGRVPSHRALAVFRGRAQEILDAKLTLPEAAEAPGGASERGALNLAEGRIALHVGWRHQGRAADDLLKKAVSWTWRVKLSLSTERDLFARLRDAAETVAIKVFADNLRDLLLAAPAGQRTVLGLDPGIRTGVKVAVCDATGKLVDTTTVYPHEPRRDWEGSVHTLAKLCVKHGVQLIAIGNGTASRETDKLAGDVIKLVEKMMPPRPLAAPGPLPPEGAAFGLGGGPAAKLAGDSFVKIEKIVVSEAGASVYSASEYASQELPDVDVSLRGAASIARRLQDPLAELVKIDPKSIGVGQYQHDVNQSELARTLDAVVEDCVNGVGVDLNTASVPLLTRVSGLSGSVAKAVVRWREANGAFRSRQQLLEVSGLGAKTFEQSAGFLRIRGGDNPLDMTAVHPESYAVVDRILAQAGKPVDQVMGRSDVLKALRPELFANDTVGVITVQDILAELDKPGRDPRPDFQVARFNDGVEDIADLQPGMVLEGTVSNVAAFGAFVDLGVHQDGLVHVSQLANKFVEDAREIVKTGQIVKVKVLEVDAARKRISLTMKLDAQAPRRDGPRENRFESAGRGQRAGQARRDAPQATAMASAFSKLQGLKR from the coding sequence ATGCACAGCATCACCGCGCAGATCGCACAGGAACTCAAGGTCAGGGAAGAGCAGGTGCAAGCCGCTGTGGGCTTGCTCGATGGCGGGGCGACCGTGCCCTTCGTGGCGCGTTACCGCAAAGAAGTCACCGGCGGCCTGGACGATGTGCAGCTGCGCGAACTCGACGCCCGCCTGGCCTACCTGCGTGAGTTGGCCGACCGCCGGGCTGCCGTGCTCAAGAGCATCGACGAGCAGGGCAAGCTGACACCCGCGTTGCGCGCGGCGATCGAGCGCGCCGCCACCAAGCAGGACGTGGAAGACCTGTACCTGCCCTACAAGCCCAAGCGCCGCACCAAAGGCCAGATCGCGCGCGAGTTCGGCATCGAGCCCCTGGCCGATGCGCTGCTGGCCGACCCCTCACAGGACCCGCAGACCGCTGCCGTGCCGTTCGTGAAGGCCGAGAAAGGCGAAGGCGGCGAAGATTTCACCACCGTGGCCGCCGTGCTCGATGGCGTGCGCGACATCCTGGCCGAGCGTTGGGCCGAGGACGCGCAGCTCGTGCAGACGCTGCGCGAATGGCTGTGGCAAGAAGGCCTGCTGGTGTCCAAACTGGCGGCGGGCAAGGACGAGCACAACCCCGAAGTCGCCAAGTTCCGCGATTACTTCGACTACGACGAGCCCATTGGGCGCGTGCCTTCACACCGCGCGCTGGCTGTTTTCCGCGGTCGCGCGCAAGAGATCCTGGATGCCAAGCTCACGCTGCCTGAGGCCGCCGAAGCCCCGGGCGGCGCGAGCGAGCGCGGCGCCCTCAACCTGGCGGAAGGGCGCATCGCCCTGCATGTGGGCTGGCGCCACCAGGGCCGCGCGGCCGACGACCTGCTGAAAAAAGCCGTGAGCTGGACCTGGCGCGTCAAGCTCAGCCTGTCGACCGAGCGCGACCTGTTTGCGCGTCTGCGTGACGCGGCCGAAACGGTGGCGATCAAGGTGTTCGCCGACAACCTGCGCGATTTGTTGCTGGCCGCGCCGGCCGGCCAGCGCACCGTGCTGGGGCTGGACCCCGGCATCCGCACCGGGGTGAAGGTGGCCGTGTGCGACGCGACCGGCAAGCTGGTCGACACCACCACGGTGTACCCGCACGAGCCGCGCCGCGACTGGGAGGGCAGCGTGCACACGCTGGCCAAGCTGTGCGTCAAGCACGGGGTGCAGCTGATCGCGATCGGCAACGGCACCGCCAGCCGCGAGACGGACAAGCTGGCCGGCGACGTGATCAAGCTGGTCGAAAAAATGATGCCCCCACGCCCCCTGGCTGCGCCTGGTCCGCTGCCCCCAGAGGGAGCAGCGTTTGGCCTTGGGGGCGGCCCTGCGGCCAAACTGGCCGGTGATTCGTTTGTCAAGATCGAGAAGATCGTGGTCAGCGAAGCGGGCGCTTCGGTCTACAGCGCCAGCGAGTACGCGTCGCAGGAGCTGCCCGATGTGGACGTGAGCCTGCGTGGCGCCGCCAGCATCGCGCGCCGCCTGCAGGACCCGCTGGCCGAGCTGGTCAAGATCGACCCCAAGAGCATTGGCGTGGGGCAGTACCAGCACGACGTCAACCAGAGCGAGCTGGCGCGGACGCTGGACGCCGTGGTGGAAGACTGCGTGAACGGCGTCGGGGTGGACCTGAACACCGCCAGCGTGCCCTTGCTCACGCGCGTGTCCGGCCTGTCGGGCAGCGTGGCCAAGGCGGTGGTGCGCTGGCGCGAGGCCAACGGCGCCTTCCGAAGCCGCCAGCAGTTGCTGGAGGTGAGCGGCCTGGGCGCCAAGACCTTCGAGCAGAGCGCCGGCTTCCTGCGCATCCGCGGCGGCGACAACCCGCTGGACATGACCGCGGTGCACCCGGAAAGCTACGCCGTGGTCGACCGCATCCTGGCGCAGGCGGGCAAGCCCGTCGACCAGGTGATGGGGCGCAGCGACGTGCTCAAGGCCCTGCGCCCCGAGCTGTTCGCCAACGACACCGTGGGCGTCATCACCGTCCAGGACATCCTGGCCGAGCTGGACAAGCCTGGGCGCGACCCACGGCCCGACTTCCAGGTGGCGCGCTTCAACGACGGGGTCGAAGACATCGCGGACCTGCAGCCCGGCATGGTGCTGGAAGGCACCGTGAGCAACGTGGCCGCCTTTGGCGCCTTCGTGGACCTGGGCGTGCACCAGGACGGCCTGGTGCACGTGAGCCAACTGGCCAACAAGTTCGTCGAGGATGCGCGCGAAATCGTCAAGACCGGCCAGATCGTCAAGGTCAAGGTGCTCGAAGTCGACGCGGCGCGCAAGCGCATCAGCCTGACGATGAAGCTGGACGCGCAGGCGCCGCGGCGCGATGGCCCGCGCGAGAACCGGTTTGAAAGCGCCGGCCGCGGCCAGCGTGCGGGGCAGGCTCGGCGCGATGCGCCGCAAGCCACGGCCATGGCCTCGGCCTTCAGCAAGCTGCAGGGCTTGAAGCGTTGA